From a region of the Mercurialis annua linkage group LG1-X, ddMerAnnu1.2, whole genome shotgun sequence genome:
- the LOC126688293 gene encoding protein trichome birefringence-like 3 isoform X2, giving the protein MSLAPSPSATMKPPRGKLPLSVVAIVLCSFAFIALLYTDTSLSFFKLKSCPRRNAAKKSKDNLKSFEMDDRFEFDPEECTVNTGKWVYNKTLKPLYTDRSCPYLDRQVSCVKNGRRDSDYRRWEWQPDDCTMPRFNPELALKKLRGKRLLFVGDSLQRGQWQSFVCLVEWIIPEDKKSMKRGRSHSVFRAKEYDATIEFYWAPFLIESNTDLNIIADPKKRIMKVDSIEKHAKNWGGVDFLVFNTYVWWMSGLRLKTLWGSFANGQEGFLELDTPVAYKVGLKTWANWVDSNVNPNKTRVFFTTMSPTHTRSEDWNNTNGIKCFNETKPVMKKRHWGSGSDKNMMSAVASIVKNMKVPVTVLNVTQLSEYRIDAHTSVYTETGGKVLTDEQKADPLHHADCIHWCLPGVPDTWNQIFLAYL; this is encoded by the exons ATGAGCTTAGCTCCTTCTCCATCTGCTACAATGAAACCTCCAAGAGGAAAGCTACCGCTTTCCGTCGTTGCCATAGTGCTATGCAGTTTCGCGTTCATTGCTCTCTTGTATACAGACACTTCCCTTTCGTTTTTCAAGCTAAAATCATGCCCTAGGCGAAATGCTGCTAAAAAGTCAA AGGATAATCTTAAAAGCTTTGAAATGGATGATAGATTCGAGTTCGACCCGGAAGAGTGCACTGTCAATACTGGAAAGTGGGTGTATAACAAGACGCTCAAGCCTTTGTATACTGACAGAAGCTGTCCATATTTAGATAGGCAAGTTTCTTGTGTCAAAAATGGACGACGAGACTCCGATTATCGTCGTTGGGAATGGCAGCCAGATGACTGTACCATGCCAAG ATTTAATCCAGAGCTTGCGCTAAAGAAACTTCGAGGGAAGAGGCTGTTGTTCGTAGGGGATTCATTACAAAGGGGGCAGTGGCAATCATTTGTATGTCTGGTGGAATGGATTATACCAGAAGACAAAAAGAGCATGAAAAGGGGTCGCTCTCATTCAGTCTTCAGAGCCAAG GAATATGATGCTACCATTGAGTTCTACTGGGCTCCTTTCCTTATCGAATCCAATACTGATCTCAACATCATAGCAGATCCAAAGAAGAGAATAATGAAAGTAGATTCCATTGAAAAGCATGCCAAAAACTGGGGAGGAGTGGATTTTCTCGTATTCAACACCTATGTTTGGTGGATGAGTGGTCTTAGGCTCAAGACATT ATGGGGTTCATTTGCAAATGGGCAAGAAGGGTTTCTAGAACTGGATACTCCAGTTGCTTATAAAGTAGGCTTGAAAACCTGGGCAAACTGGGTAGACTCAAATGTTAATCCCAACAAAACTCGTGTCTTTTTTACAACTATGTCTCCGACTCACACAAG AAGCGAAGATTGGAATAACACAAATGGGATAAAATGCTTTAACGAAACTAAGCCAGTAATGAAGAAGAGACATTGGGGAAGCGGCTCAGATAAAAACATGATGAGCGCAGTAGCTAGCATAGTGAAGAACATGAAAGTTCCTGTAACAGTCCTCAACGTTACACAACTATCCGAGTATCGGATCGATGCACACACATCAGTATACACAGAGACCGGAGGGAAAGTGTTAACAGATGAACAAAAGGCTGACCCACTGCACCATGCAGATTGCATACATTGGTGCTTGCCAGGAGTTCCAGATACTTGGAATCAAATATTTCTTGCATATTTGTAg
- the LOC126688293 gene encoding protein trichome birefringence-like 3 isoform X1 — MSLAPSPSATMKPPRGKLPLSVVAIVLCSFAFIALLYTDTSLSFFKLKSCPRRNAAKKSKDGIAEDNLKSFEMDDRFEFDPEECTVNTGKWVYNKTLKPLYTDRSCPYLDRQVSCVKNGRRDSDYRRWEWQPDDCTMPRFNPELALKKLRGKRLLFVGDSLQRGQWQSFVCLVEWIIPEDKKSMKRGRSHSVFRAKEYDATIEFYWAPFLIESNTDLNIIADPKKRIMKVDSIEKHAKNWGGVDFLVFNTYVWWMSGLRLKTLWGSFANGQEGFLELDTPVAYKVGLKTWANWVDSNVNPNKTRVFFTTMSPTHTRSEDWNNTNGIKCFNETKPVMKKRHWGSGSDKNMMSAVASIVKNMKVPVTVLNVTQLSEYRIDAHTSVYTETGGKVLTDEQKADPLHHADCIHWCLPGVPDTWNQIFLAYL; from the exons ATGAGCTTAGCTCCTTCTCCATCTGCTACAATGAAACCTCCAAGAGGAAAGCTACCGCTTTCCGTCGTTGCCATAGTGCTATGCAGTTTCGCGTTCATTGCTCTCTTGTATACAGACACTTCCCTTTCGTTTTTCAAGCTAAAATCATGCCCTAGGCGAAATGCTGCTAAAAAGTCAA AAGACGGAATTGCAGAGGATAATCTTAAAAGCTTTGAAATGGATGATAGATTCGAGTTCGACCCGGAAGAGTGCACTGTCAATACTGGAAAGTGGGTGTATAACAAGACGCTCAAGCCTTTGTATACTGACAGAAGCTGTCCATATTTAGATAGGCAAGTTTCTTGTGTCAAAAATGGACGACGAGACTCCGATTATCGTCGTTGGGAATGGCAGCCAGATGACTGTACCATGCCAAG ATTTAATCCAGAGCTTGCGCTAAAGAAACTTCGAGGGAAGAGGCTGTTGTTCGTAGGGGATTCATTACAAAGGGGGCAGTGGCAATCATTTGTATGTCTGGTGGAATGGATTATACCAGAAGACAAAAAGAGCATGAAAAGGGGTCGCTCTCATTCAGTCTTCAGAGCCAAG GAATATGATGCTACCATTGAGTTCTACTGGGCTCCTTTCCTTATCGAATCCAATACTGATCTCAACATCATAGCAGATCCAAAGAAGAGAATAATGAAAGTAGATTCCATTGAAAAGCATGCCAAAAACTGGGGAGGAGTGGATTTTCTCGTATTCAACACCTATGTTTGGTGGATGAGTGGTCTTAGGCTCAAGACATT ATGGGGTTCATTTGCAAATGGGCAAGAAGGGTTTCTAGAACTGGATACTCCAGTTGCTTATAAAGTAGGCTTGAAAACCTGGGCAAACTGGGTAGACTCAAATGTTAATCCCAACAAAACTCGTGTCTTTTTTACAACTATGTCTCCGACTCACACAAG AAGCGAAGATTGGAATAACACAAATGGGATAAAATGCTTTAACGAAACTAAGCCAGTAATGAAGAAGAGACATTGGGGAAGCGGCTCAGATAAAAACATGATGAGCGCAGTAGCTAGCATAGTGAAGAACATGAAAGTTCCTGTAACAGTCCTCAACGTTACACAACTATCCGAGTATCGGATCGATGCACACACATCAGTATACACAGAGACCGGAGGGAAAGTGTTAACAGATGAACAAAAGGCTGACCCACTGCACCATGCAGATTGCATACATTGGTGCTTGCCAGGAGTTCCAGATACTTGGAATCAAATATTTCTTGCATATTTGTAg
- the LOC126666177 gene encoding bifunctional monothiol glutaredoxin-S16, chloroplastic, which produces MATINLSPVRTISSSLHLLSNRSQNTPTLSFYSHAKPSLPFPSISLQKPSNSVIKHRALIISAAVKSLSETELVTVPLTADKFSPKLGPESGVYAVYDKNNDVQFIGISRNIGASVFSHLKSVPELCCSVKVGVVDEPDRTTLTEAWKSWMEEHIKTTGKVPPGNESGNATWVKQPPKKKADLRLTPGRHMQLTVPLEDLIDRLVKENTVVAFIKGSRSAPLCGFSQRVVGILESQSVDYESVDVLDEEYNYGLRETLKKYSSWPTFPQIFVNGELIGGCDILSSMHEKGELAGLLKK; this is translated from the exons ATGGCCACAATCAACCTCTCTCCGGTCCGAACCATTTCTTCATCACTTCACTTACTATCTAATCGttcccaaaatacccctacacTTTCATTTTATTCTCATGCCAAACCCTCCCTCCCTTTCCCTTCCATCTCCTTACAAAAACCCTCCAATTCAGTAATTAAACACCGTGCTCTAATTATTTCTGCCGCCGTTAAGAGCCTCTCGGAAACGGAGTTAGTTACCGTCCCTTTGACGGCCGACAAGTTTTCCCCCAAGTTAGGGCCTGAATCTGGCGTATACGCCGTTTATGATAAGAATAATGACGTTCAATTCATTGGTATTTCACGGAATATTGGCGCTAGCGTCTTCTCTCACCTTAAGTCCGTGCCGGAGCTATGCTGCTCCGTTAAG GTTGGAGTAGTCGATGAACCTGATAGAACGACCTTAACTGAAGCATGGAAATCGTGGATGGAAGAACACATAAAAACTACTGGAAAGGTTCCGCCCGGAAATGAATCAGGGAACGCCACATGGGTCAAACAGCCACCAAAAAAGAAGGCTGATCTCCGCCTTACGCCTGGCCGCCACATGCAGCTTACAGTTCCGCTAGAGGACCTTATCGACCGGTTAGTGAAGGAGAATACGGTGGTGGCTTTTATTAAGGGATCACGAAGTGCCCCGTTGTGTGGATTCTCTCAAAGGGTAGTTGGCATTCTCGAAAGTCAAAGCGTAGATTACGAGAGCGTTGATGTTCTTGATGAAGAATACAATTATGGATTGAGGGAAACTCTAAAGAAGTATAGCAGTTGGCCTACGTTTCCGCAAATTTTTGTCAATGGTGAGTTGATCGGAGGATGCGATATCTTGAGTTCCATGCATGAAAAAGGTGAGCTTGCTGGTTTGTTAAAAAAGTAG
- the LOC126680234 gene encoding uncharacterized protein LOC126680234 — MEQERFIPNCYCNQPAVLKTAWTTKNPGRRFFGCHGYQSGDGCDYFDWLDQPLPHRTKSLLFGLLEKVDKQEIENKNKAWKWNSLKFFLVLVIGFYLGRMSCN, encoded by the exons ATGGAGCAGGAGAGATTCATTCCCAATTGCTACTGCAATCAACCGGCGGTTCTGAAAACAGCTTGGACAACGAAAAACCCAGGAAGACGGTTTTTTGGATGCCATGGTTACCAG TCTGGAGACGGATGTGATTATTTTGACTGGTTGGATCAACCTCTGCCTCATAGGACCAAATCTTTGCTTTTTGGCTTGCTGGAGAAGGTGGACAAACAGGAGATAGAAAATAAGAACAAAGCATGGAAATGGAATTCTCTGAagttttttcttgttttagtGATAGGTTTTTATCTTGGAAGAATGAGTTGCAATTAG
- the LOC126688323 gene encoding uncharacterized protein LOC126688323: MAGGNFMHRVISYFVNEVVVNGLANSPAFQRFAVRTSRKMEDISSIAEKKRREIAEQLKDMSKNMDSFKNQ; this comes from the exons ATGGCTGGCGGGAATTTCATGCATAGAGTGATTTCTTACTTTGTCAATGAGGTTGTCGTCAATGGTCTTGCTAACAG TCCTGCATTCCAGAGATTTGCAGTGAGGACTTCTAGGAAGATGGAGGATATCTCAAGCATTG CTGAGAAGAAGAGGCGAGAAATTGCAGAACAATTGAAAGACATGTCGAAGAATATGGAT TCCTTTAAGAACCAATGA
- the LOC126653702 gene encoding uncharacterized protein LOC126653702, with the protein MLDVANISMGARGYLASITRGKWSRSQFDERYKCDMLLNNLCESFNHVILDARTKGIITMNEMIRTKLMVRIQQKRDTMLRLDSTFCPKPLKKLERGRQMSWFYKAIWDGGHRYQVIGFDGQFVVEKGDMTCTCRRWQLSGIPCHHAIAAFNENNENPQSYVDDCYRVSTYLRIYSHLLAPINGKDLWPRSDHPPIIPPQAVNYRRGRKQVLRRKEDDELQRPSNTGIVNGKVSKKGNISKCSHCGKRGHNKKWHEKNGSDAPGTSRIPLGHIQSDAPTEDMSSRAPATTQDLPDEPATQESPPPAATQESPPAPTQEPDVPNDTARKAASPLDEVVVRKTKRLVDITSTAAPNPTLSEIQRSAGKRHQKGKGHKRNIKPTKQGEIPSVKEVAKAQKPTTQKLHVKRNLNSTFSSSAASTSNIPEKPDLSKLPAPDLSSHNSSFKAPRQAKTPSAPKAPAAPSASTASKAPAGPSASTASKAHAASKGPAATKVTAAIKRRKIWVPPGGQTPRQEL; encoded by the exons ATGTTAGATGTAGCTAATATTTCTATGGGGGCACGTGGGTATCTAGCTAGCATAACACGTGGCAAGTGGTCTAGGTCTCAATTTGATGAGAGGTACAAGTGTGATATGTTATTGAACAATCTGTGTGAGAGTTTCAATCATGTGATTCTTGATGCTAGAACAAAAGGTATAATCACTATGAATGAGATGATAAGGACTAAACTGATGGTTAGAATTCAACAAAAGAGAgataccatgcttaggttggACAGCACATTTTGTCCTAAACCATTGAAAAAATTAGAGAGAGGTAGACAGATGAGCTGGTTCTATAAGGCAATATGGGATGGAGGGCATAGGTATCAAGTTATTGGATTTGATGGTCAATTTGTGGTTGAGAAAGGGGACATGACATGTACATGCAGGAGGTGGCAATTGTCAGGGATACCCTGTCACCATGCAATTGCTGCTTTCAATGAGAATAATGAAAACCCTCAAAGCTATGTAGATGACTGCTACAGGGTGTCCACATACCTTAGGATTTACAGCCATCTTTTGGCTCCAATCAATGGGAAGGATCTGTGGCCTAGAAGTGATCATCCCCCTATCATACCTCCTCAAGCTGTTAATTATAGGAGAGGAAGAAAACAAGTACTGAGAAGGAAGGAAGATGATGAGCTGCAAAGGCCTTCAAACACTGGCATAGTAAATggaaaagtttcaaaaaagggaaacatttcaAAGTGCTCACACTGTGGTAAAAGAGGGCACAACAAGAAATGGCATGAAAAGAATGGTTCAGATGCTCCA GGCACAAGTAGAATACCACTTGGACACATACAGTCTGATGCTCCCACAGAAGACATGTCTTCAAGGGCTCCTGCAACTACTCAAGATTTGCCAGATGAGCCTGCTACACAAGAGAGTCCTCCACCTGCAGCTACTCAAGAGAGTCCCCCTGCTCCTACTCAAGAACCAGATGTTCCTAATGATACTGCAAGAAAG GCTGCCTCACCACTTGATGAAGTTGTTGTCAGAAAGACCAAAAGGCTGGTGGACATAACTTCAACAGCAGCTCCAAATCCAACTCTTAGTGAAATCCAAAGATCTGCAGGTAAGAGGCATCAGAAGGGCAAAGGGCATAAGAGGAATATCAAACCTACAAAACAAGGGGAGATACCATCTGTGAAAGAGGTGGCCAAAGCACAAAAGCCAACTACTCAAAAGCTTCATGTGAAAAGAAACTTGAATTCAACATTTTCAAGTTCAGCTGCATCAACTAGCAATATCCCTGAAAAACCAGATCTGAGCAAACTGCCTGCACCAGATCTGTCCAGCCATAACAGTTCTTTTAAAGCTCCAAGACAAGCAAAGACTCCAAGTGCTCCAAAGGCTCCTGCTGCTCCAAGTGCTTCTACTGCTTCAAAGGCTCCTGCTGGTCCAAGTGCTTCTACTGCTTCAAAGGCTCATGCTGCCTCCAAGGGTCCAGCTGCTACAAAGGTTACTGCTGCTATAAAGAGAAGGAAGATATGGGTTCCTCCTGGTGGTCAGACTCCAAGGCAAGAGCTTTGA
- the LOC126688318 gene encoding mitotic-spindle organizing protein 1A-like: MDPEAARSARESLDLAYQMSNILDTGLDRHTLSVLIGLCDLGLNPEALATVVKELRQEAAASSSSASSPSSHNPSSLQ; this comes from the coding sequence ATGGATCCAGAAGCTGCAAGAAGTGCAAGAGAATCGCTAGATTTAGCGTATCAGATGTCAAACATACTCGACACAGGCCTCGACAGACACACTCTCTCAGTGCTGATCGGGTTATGTGATTTGGGTTTAAACCCGGAAGCTTTAGCTACCGTTGTTAAGGAACTCCGACAAGAAGCGGCAGCCTCCTCCTCCTCCGCTTCCTCTCCGTCGTCTCATAATCCTTCATCTCTTCAATAA